Proteins encoded in a region of the Podarcis muralis chromosome 2, rPodMur119.hap1.1, whole genome shotgun sequence genome:
- the ADGRL1 gene encoding adhesion G protein-coupled receptor L1 isoform X4, with product MARLIHALWSLCITTVLVTSATQAGLSRAGLPFGLVRRELACEGYPIELRCPGSDVIMVENANYGRTDDKICDADPFQMENVQCYLPDAFKIMSQRCNNRTQCVVVAGSDAFPDPCPGTYKYLEVQYDCVPYIEVEQKVFVCPGTLHKILEPTSAHESEHQSGAWCKDPLQAGDRIYVMPWIPYRTDTLTEYASWEDYVGARHTTTYRLPNRVDGTGFVVYDGAVFYNKERTRNIIKYDLRTRIKSGETVINTANYHDTSPYRWGGKTDIDLAVDENGLWVIYATEGNNGRLVVSQLNPYTLRFEGTWETGYDKRSASNAFMVCGVLYVVRTVYVDDDSEAAGNRVDYAFNTNMNREEPISLTFPNPYQFISSIDYNPRDNQLYVWNNYFVLRYSLEFGPPDPSTGPVTSTPLSTTTTVRPTTITSTVSPAATTTTRQVPLTTHPIGAINQKGTELHPVTAIMPSTRRPPANNQHVSPELFCEAKEVRRVQWPATQQGMLVERPCPKGTRGIASFQCLASEGNWNPRGPDLSNCTSPWVNQVAQKIKSGENAANIASELARHTRGAIYAGDVSSSVKLMEQLLDILDAQLQALRPIERESAGKNYNKMHKRERTCKDYIKAVVETVDNLLRPEALESWKDMNATEQVHTATMLLDILEEGAFLLADNVKEPARFVTAKTNVVLEVSVLNTEGQVPDIVFPHEYTTKNSIQLSANTIKQNSRNGVVKVVFILYKNLGFFLSTENATIKLGSEVGSISPSLVVNSQVIAASINKESSRVFLMDPVIFTLSHLEEKNHFNANCSFWNYSERSMMGYWSTQGCRLVETNTTHTTCACSHLTNFAVLMAHREIYQGRINGLLLSVITWVGIVISLVCLAICISTFCFLRGLQTDRNTIHKNLCINLFITELLFLIGIDKTQYEIACPIFAGLLHYFFLAAFSWMCLEAIHLYLMLVEVFESEYSRKKYYYLGGYCFPALVVGIAAAIDYRSYGTEKACWLRVDNYFIWTFIGPVSSVIVINLVFLMITLHKMIRNTSVLKPDSSRLDNIKSWALGAITLLFLLGLTWAFGLLFINKESVVMAYLFTTFNAFQGMFIFVFHCALQKKVHREFSKCLRHASCCLRSPPGATLGSLKTSAIRSNNRYYTGTQSRIRRMWNDTVRKQTESSFMAGDLNSTPTLNRGTMGNHLLTNPVLQTRGGTSPYNTLIAESVGFNPASPPVFNSPEHPLNNSRDACGMDTLPLNGNFNNSYSLRSGDFPTDGTKMADCRRNLSDAAAFEKMIISELVHNNLRGGGSGVVKGGGGSAETSNPPGPPPPPNVVAGGGGTNNEDDAIVPDAPSLTHEENMEIELMYKALEEPLLLQRAQSILYQSDLEESESCTADLTEGGDGQAPSPNRDSLYTSMTNLRDSPYPDSSPEAVGEVLPHAQAINEIYYTNRPALVPRNQLQAYYQVRRPSNDGYLVPGSLENPAVEGDGQMQLVTSL from the exons TATTCGTTTGCCCGGGGACACTGCACAAGATCCTGGAACCTACCTCGGCCCATGAATCAGAGCACCAGTCTGGAGCCTGGTGCAAGGACCCTCTGCAAGCCGGAGACAGAATATACGTCATGCCATGGATCCCATACCGGACAGACACACTGACAGAGTATGCCTCGTGGGAGGATTATGTGGGTGCCCGGCACACCACCACTTACCGCCTGCCCAACAGGGTTGACGGCACAGGTTTTGTGGTATACGATGGAGCAGTCTTCTACAACAAGGAGCGGACACGCAACATTATCAAGTATGATCTGCGGACGCGCATTAAGAGTGGAGAGACAGTCATCAACACAGCCAACTACCATGACACCTCACCCTACCGTTGGGGTGGCAAGACTGACATTGACCTGGCAGTGGATGAAAATGGGCTTTGGGTCATCTATGCCACTGAAGGCAACAATGGCCGGTTAGTGGTGAGCCAGCTGAATCCTTACACGCTACGCTTTGAGGGCACGTGGGAGACCGGCTATGACAAACGCTCAGCATCCAATGCCTTCATGGTGTGCGGAGTCCTCTATGTGGTGCGGACAGTTTACGTGGACGATGACAGTGAAGCAGCTGGTAACCGTGTTGACTATGCGTTCAACACCAATATGAACCGGGAGGAACCCATCTCGTTGACCTTCCCAAACCCCTACCAGTTCATCTCCTCCATTGACTACAACCCTCGTGACAACCAACTTTATGTGTGGAACAACTACTTTGTCCTGCGCTACTCACTTGAGTTTGGCCCACCTGACCCAAGTACTG GCCCTGTCACCTcgacacccctcagcactacaaCCACCGTTCgtcccaccaccatcaccagcaCAGTCTCACCTGCTGCTACAACAACAACACGGCAGGTGCCCCTCACCACCCACCCCATAGGTGCCATAAACCAGAAGGGTACAGAGCTTCACCCAGTCACCGCCATAATGCCCAGCACCCGGCGTCCACCAGCAAACAATCAGCACGTCTCTCCAGAGCTCTTCTGCGAGGCCAAGGAGGTGCGGCGTGTCCAGTGGCCAGCCACACAGCAAGGCATGCTGGTCGAAAGGCCTTGCCCTAAGGGCACACGAG GTATTGCTTCGTTCCAGTGTCTTGCTTCGGAGGGAAACTGGAACCCACGGGGGCCTGATCTCAGCAACTGCACAAGTCCTTGGGTCAACCAAGTGGCACAGAAG ATCAAGAGTGGAGAGAATGCAGCCAATATTGCCAGTGAGCTAGCCCGGCATACGCGTGGTGCCATCTACGCCGGAGATGTCAGCTCCTCTGTCAAACTAATGGAGCAGCTCCTGGACATTCTGGATGCACAACTTCAAGCGCTGCGCCCTATTGAGAGAGAGTCAGCTGGCAAGAACTACAACAAG ATGCACAAGAGAGAAAGGACATGTAAGGACTATATTAAG GCTGTGGTGGAGACGGTGGACAACCTGCTGCGACCTGAAGCTCTAGAGTCATGGAAGGACATGAATGCCACAGAGCAAGTGCACACAGCCACAATGCTCCTTGACATCCTGGAGGAGGGAGCCTTCCTACTGGCTGACAATGTCAAAGAGCCAGCCCGTTTTGTCACTGCCAAGACTAATGTGG TGCTGGAGGTGTCAGTGTTGAATACAGAGGGGCAAGTGCCAGATATTGTTTTCCCACATGAATATACCACCAAGAATTCCATCCAACTGTCAGCCAACACTATCAAGCAAAACAGTCGTAATG GGGTGGTCAAGGTTGTCTTCATTCTCTACAAAAATTTGGGGTTTTTCCTCTCTACTGAGAATGCCACCATCAAGCTGGGTAGTGAGGTTGGTTCAATTAGCCCCTCGCTTGTTGTCAACTCACAAGTTATTGCTGCCTCCATCAACAAGGAATCTAGCCGCGTCTTCCTGATGGACCCCGTCATCTTTACCCTCTCCCACCTGGAG GAAAAGAACCACTTCAATGCCAATTGCTCTTTCTGGAACTACTCAGAGCGCTCCATGATGGGTTACTGGTCCACGCAGGGCTGTCGGCTGGTGGAGACCAACACGACCCACACCACCTGTGCATGCAGCCATCTCACCAACTTTGCTGTGCTCATGGCACACCGTGAAATT TACCAGGGCCGCATCAATGGGCTGCTGTTGTCTGTCATCACGTGGGTGGGCATTGTGATTTCCCTGGTCTGCTTGGCCATTTGCATCTCCACTTTCTGCTTCCTGCGTGGGCTGCAGACTGACCGCAACACCATCCACAAGAACCTCTGCATAAACCTCTTCATCACTGAACTCCTCTTTCTCATCGGCATTGATAAGACACAGTATGAG ATTGCCTGCCCCATCTTTGCAGGGCTGCTGCACTACTTCTTCCTGGCAGCGTTCTCCTGGATGTGCCTGGAAGCCATCCACCTTTACCTCATGCTGGTTGAGGTTTTTGAAAGTGAATACTCCCGCAAGAAGTACTACTACTTGGGGGGCTATTGCTTCCCTGCCCTGGTAGTGGGTATTGCTGCCGCCATTGACTACCGCAGTTATGGCACCGAGAAAGC ATGTTGGCTTCGAGTTGATAACTACTTCATCTGGACCTTCATTGGGCCTGTCTCTTCTGTCATTGTG ATCAACCTGGTGTTCCTCATGATCACTCTGCACAAGATGATCCGCAACACGTCGGTCCTCAAGCCTGACTCCAGCCGACTGGACAACATCAA GTCTTGGGCACTCGGGGCAATCACTCTCCTTTTTCTCCTGGGCCTCACCTGGGCATTTGGTCTCCTCTTCATCAACAAGGAGTCTGTTGTCATGGCCTATCTCTTCACCACCTTCAATGCTTTCCAGGGCATGTTCATCTTCGTGTTTCATTGTGCACTGCAGAAAAAg GTTCACCGGGAATTCAGCAAATGCCTGCGACACGCATCCTGTTGCCTACGGAGTCCGCCAGGGGCTACACTGGGCTCCCTCAAGACCTCAGCCATCCGCAGCAACAACCGTTATTACACTGGGACGCAG AGCCGAATCCGGAGAATGTGGAATGATACTGTAAGGAAGCAAACTGAGTCCAGCTTTATGGCAGGTGATCTCAACAGCACTCCCACCCTTAATCGAG GCACAATGGGGAACCACCTGCTGACCAACCCCGTGCTGCAGACACGGGGCGGGACCAGTCCTTACAACACACTCATTGCTGAGTCCGTGGGCTTCAACCCTGCCTCCCCACCTGTCTTCAACTCCCCAG AGCACCCCCTGAACAACAGCCGAGACGCCTGTGGCATGGACACCCTCCCGCTCAATGGCAACTTCAATAACAGCTACTCCCTCCGCAGTGGCGACTTCCCGACCGATGGCACCAAGATGGCCGACTGCCGACGCAACCTGAGTGACGCTGCCGCCTTTGAAAAAATGATCATCTCCGAGTTGGTGCATAACAACTtgagagggggaggcagtggcgtGGTCAAGGGGGGCGGGGGTTCTGCCGAGACCTCCAACCCCCCtgggccccctccccctcccaacgtAGTTGCAGGGGGAGGGGGTACCAACAATGAGGATGACGCCATTGTGCCTGACGCCCCTTCCTTGACCCATGAGGAGAACATGGAAATTGAACTCATGTATAAGGCCTTAGAGGAGCCGCTCTTGCTTCAGAGGGCACAGTCCATCCTCTACCAGAGTGACCTGGAGGAGTCGGAGAGCTGCACAGCTGACCTGACAGAGGGGGGCGATGGCCAAGCCCCTTCCCCCAACAGGGACTCTTTATACACCAGTATGACCAACCTGAGGGACTCCCCATACCCGGACAGCAGCCCTGAGGCAGTTGGGGAAGTGCTTCCTCATGCCCAAGCCATCAATGAAATCTACTATACCAATCGGCCAGCCTTGGTGCCGCGCAACCAGCTCCAGGCCTACTACCAAGTCCGGAGACCCAGCAATGATGGCTACTTGGTCCCAGGAAGCTTAGAAAACCCAGCAGTGGAGGGAGATGGCCAAATGCAGCTGGTGACCAGTCTCTGA
- the ADGRL1 gene encoding adhesion G protein-coupled receptor L1 isoform X7 produces MARLIHALWSLCITTVLVTSATQAGLSRAGLPFGLVRRELACEGYPIELRCPGSDVIMVENANYGRTDDKICDADPFQMENVQCYLPDAFKIMSQRCNNRTQCVVVAGSDAFPDPCPGTYKYLEVQYDCVPYKVEQKVFVCPGTLHKILEPTSAHESEHQSGAWCKDPLQAGDRIYVMPWIPYRTDTLTEYASWEDYVGARHTTTYRLPNRVDGTGFVVYDGAVFYNKERTRNIIKYDLRTRIKSGETVINTANYHDTSPYRWGGKTDIDLAVDENGLWVIYATEGNNGRLVVSQLNPYTLRFEGTWETGYDKRSASNAFMVCGVLYVVRTVYVDDDSEAAGNRVDYAFNTNMNREEPISLTFPNPYQFISSIDYNPRDNQLYVWNNYFVLRYSLEFGPPDPSTGPVTSTPLSTTTTVRPTTITSTVSPAATTTTRQVPLTTHPIGAINQKGTELHPVTAIMPSTRRPPANNQHVSPELFCEAKEVRRVQWPATQQGMLVERPCPKGTRGIASFQCLASEGNWNPRGPDLSNCTSPWVNQVAQKIKSGENAANIASELARHTRGAIYAGDVSSSVKLMEQLLDILDAQLQALRPIERESAGKNYNKMHKRERTCKDYIKAVVETVDNLLRPEALESWKDMNATEQVHTATMLLDILEEGAFLLADNVKEPARFVTAKTNVVLEVSVLNTEGQVPDIVFPHEYTTKNSIQLSANTIKQNSRNGVVKVVFILYKNLGFFLSTENATIKLGSEVGSISPSLVVNSQVIAASINKESSRVFLMDPVIFTLSHLEEKNHFNANCSFWNYSERSMMGYWSTQGCRLVETNTTHTTCACSHLTNFAVLMAHREIYQGRINGLLLSVITWVGIVISLVCLAICISTFCFLRGLQTDRNTIHKNLCINLFITELLFLIGIDKTQYEIACPIFAGLLHYFFLAAFSWMCLEAIHLYLMLVEVFESEYSRKKYYYLGGYCFPALVVGIAAAIDYRSYGTEKACWLRVDNYFIWTFIGPVSSVIVINLVFLMITLHKMIRNTSVLKPDSSRLDNIKSWALGAITLLFLLGLTWAFGLLFINKESVVMAYLFTTFNAFQGMFIFVFHCALQKKVHREFSKCLRHASCCLRSPPGATLGSLKTSAIRSNNRYYTGTQSRIRRMWNDTVRKQTESSFMAGDLNSTPTLNRGTMGNHLLTNPVLQTRGGTSPYNTLIAESVGFNPASPPVFNSPEHPLNNSRDACGMDTLPLNGNFNNSYSLRSGDFPTDGTKMADCRRNLSDAAAFEKMIISELVHNNLRGGGSGVVKGGGGSAETSNPPGPPPPPNVVAGGGGTNNEDDAIVPDAPSLTHEENMEIELMYKALEEPLLLQRAQSILYQSDLEESESCTADLTEGGDGQAPSPNRDSLYTSMTNLRDSPYPDSSPEAVGEVLPHAQAINEIYYTNRPALVPRNQLQAYYQVRRPSNDGYLVPGSLENPAVEGDGQMQLVTSL; encoded by the exons TATTCGTTTGCCCGGGGACACTGCACAAGATCCTGGAACCTACCTCGGCCCATGAATCAGAGCACCAGTCTGGAGCCTGGTGCAAGGACCCTCTGCAAGCCGGAGACAGAATATACGTCATGCCATGGATCCCATACCGGACAGACACACTGACAGAGTATGCCTCGTGGGAGGATTATGTGGGTGCCCGGCACACCACCACTTACCGCCTGCCCAACAGGGTTGACGGCACAGGTTTTGTGGTATACGATGGAGCAGTCTTCTACAACAAGGAGCGGACACGCAACATTATCAAGTATGATCTGCGGACGCGCATTAAGAGTGGAGAGACAGTCATCAACACAGCCAACTACCATGACACCTCACCCTACCGTTGGGGTGGCAAGACTGACATTGACCTGGCAGTGGATGAAAATGGGCTTTGGGTCATCTATGCCACTGAAGGCAACAATGGCCGGTTAGTGGTGAGCCAGCTGAATCCTTACACGCTACGCTTTGAGGGCACGTGGGAGACCGGCTATGACAAACGCTCAGCATCCAATGCCTTCATGGTGTGCGGAGTCCTCTATGTGGTGCGGACAGTTTACGTGGACGATGACAGTGAAGCAGCTGGTAACCGTGTTGACTATGCGTTCAACACCAATATGAACCGGGAGGAACCCATCTCGTTGACCTTCCCAAACCCCTACCAGTTCATCTCCTCCATTGACTACAACCCTCGTGACAACCAACTTTATGTGTGGAACAACTACTTTGTCCTGCGCTACTCACTTGAGTTTGGCCCACCTGACCCAAGTACTG GCCCTGTCACCTcgacacccctcagcactacaaCCACCGTTCgtcccaccaccatcaccagcaCAGTCTCACCTGCTGCTACAACAACAACACGGCAGGTGCCCCTCACCACCCACCCCATAGGTGCCATAAACCAGAAGGGTACAGAGCTTCACCCAGTCACCGCCATAATGCCCAGCACCCGGCGTCCACCAGCAAACAATCAGCACGTCTCTCCAGAGCTCTTCTGCGAGGCCAAGGAGGTGCGGCGTGTCCAGTGGCCAGCCACACAGCAAGGCATGCTGGTCGAAAGGCCTTGCCCTAAGGGCACACGAG GTATTGCTTCGTTCCAGTGTCTTGCTTCGGAGGGAAACTGGAACCCACGGGGGCCTGATCTCAGCAACTGCACAAGTCCTTGGGTCAACCAAGTGGCACAGAAG ATCAAGAGTGGAGAGAATGCAGCCAATATTGCCAGTGAGCTAGCCCGGCATACGCGTGGTGCCATCTACGCCGGAGATGTCAGCTCCTCTGTCAAACTAATGGAGCAGCTCCTGGACATTCTGGATGCACAACTTCAAGCGCTGCGCCCTATTGAGAGAGAGTCAGCTGGCAAGAACTACAACAAG ATGCACAAGAGAGAAAGGACATGTAAGGACTATATTAAG GCTGTGGTGGAGACGGTGGACAACCTGCTGCGACCTGAAGCTCTAGAGTCATGGAAGGACATGAATGCCACAGAGCAAGTGCACACAGCCACAATGCTCCTTGACATCCTGGAGGAGGGAGCCTTCCTACTGGCTGACAATGTCAAAGAGCCAGCCCGTTTTGTCACTGCCAAGACTAATGTGG TGCTGGAGGTGTCAGTGTTGAATACAGAGGGGCAAGTGCCAGATATTGTTTTCCCACATGAATATACCACCAAGAATTCCATCCAACTGTCAGCCAACACTATCAAGCAAAACAGTCGTAATG GGGTGGTCAAGGTTGTCTTCATTCTCTACAAAAATTTGGGGTTTTTCCTCTCTACTGAGAATGCCACCATCAAGCTGGGTAGTGAGGTTGGTTCAATTAGCCCCTCGCTTGTTGTCAACTCACAAGTTATTGCTGCCTCCATCAACAAGGAATCTAGCCGCGTCTTCCTGATGGACCCCGTCATCTTTACCCTCTCCCACCTGGAG GAAAAGAACCACTTCAATGCCAATTGCTCTTTCTGGAACTACTCAGAGCGCTCCATGATGGGTTACTGGTCCACGCAGGGCTGTCGGCTGGTGGAGACCAACACGACCCACACCACCTGTGCATGCAGCCATCTCACCAACTTTGCTGTGCTCATGGCACACCGTGAAATT TACCAGGGCCGCATCAATGGGCTGCTGTTGTCTGTCATCACGTGGGTGGGCATTGTGATTTCCCTGGTCTGCTTGGCCATTTGCATCTCCACTTTCTGCTTCCTGCGTGGGCTGCAGACTGACCGCAACACCATCCACAAGAACCTCTGCATAAACCTCTTCATCACTGAACTCCTCTTTCTCATCGGCATTGATAAGACACAGTATGAG ATTGCCTGCCCCATCTTTGCAGGGCTGCTGCACTACTTCTTCCTGGCAGCGTTCTCCTGGATGTGCCTGGAAGCCATCCACCTTTACCTCATGCTGGTTGAGGTTTTTGAAAGTGAATACTCCCGCAAGAAGTACTACTACTTGGGGGGCTATTGCTTCCCTGCCCTGGTAGTGGGTATTGCTGCCGCCATTGACTACCGCAGTTATGGCACCGAGAAAGC ATGTTGGCTTCGAGTTGATAACTACTTCATCTGGACCTTCATTGGGCCTGTCTCTTCTGTCATTGTG ATCAACCTGGTGTTCCTCATGATCACTCTGCACAAGATGATCCGCAACACGTCGGTCCTCAAGCCTGACTCCAGCCGACTGGACAACATCAA GTCTTGGGCACTCGGGGCAATCACTCTCCTTTTTCTCCTGGGCCTCACCTGGGCATTTGGTCTCCTCTTCATCAACAAGGAGTCTGTTGTCATGGCCTATCTCTTCACCACCTTCAATGCTTTCCAGGGCATGTTCATCTTCGTGTTTCATTGTGCACTGCAGAAAAAg GTTCACCGGGAATTCAGCAAATGCCTGCGACACGCATCCTGTTGCCTACGGAGTCCGCCAGGGGCTACACTGGGCTCCCTCAAGACCTCAGCCATCCGCAGCAACAACCGTTATTACACTGGGACGCAG AGCCGAATCCGGAGAATGTGGAATGATACTGTAAGGAAGCAAACTGAGTCCAGCTTTATGGCAGGTGATCTCAACAGCACTCCCACCCTTAATCGAG GCACAATGGGGAACCACCTGCTGACCAACCCCGTGCTGCAGACACGGGGCGGGACCAGTCCTTACAACACACTCATTGCTGAGTCCGTGGGCTTCAACCCTGCCTCCCCACCTGTCTTCAACTCCCCAG AGCACCCCCTGAACAACAGCCGAGACGCCTGTGGCATGGACACCCTCCCGCTCAATGGCAACTTCAATAACAGCTACTCCCTCCGCAGTGGCGACTTCCCGACCGATGGCACCAAGATGGCCGACTGCCGACGCAACCTGAGTGACGCTGCCGCCTTTGAAAAAATGATCATCTCCGAGTTGGTGCATAACAACTtgagagggggaggcagtggcgtGGTCAAGGGGGGCGGGGGTTCTGCCGAGACCTCCAACCCCCCtgggccccctccccctcccaacgtAGTTGCAGGGGGAGGGGGTACCAACAATGAGGATGACGCCATTGTGCCTGACGCCCCTTCCTTGACCCATGAGGAGAACATGGAAATTGAACTCATGTATAAGGCCTTAGAGGAGCCGCTCTTGCTTCAGAGGGCACAGTCCATCCTCTACCAGAGTGACCTGGAGGAGTCGGAGAGCTGCACAGCTGACCTGACAGAGGGGGGCGATGGCCAAGCCCCTTCCCCCAACAGGGACTCTTTATACACCAGTATGACCAACCTGAGGGACTCCCCATACCCGGACAGCAGCCCTGAGGCAGTTGGGGAAGTGCTTCCTCATGCCCAAGCCATCAATGAAATCTACTATACCAATCGGCCAGCCTTGGTGCCGCGCAACCAGCTCCAGGCCTACTACCAAGTCCGGAGACCCAGCAATGATGGCTACTTGGTCCCAGGAAGCTTAGAAAACCCAGCAGTGGAGGGAGATGGCCAAATGCAGCTGGTGACCAGTCTCTGA